The following is a genomic window from Candidatus Binataceae bacterium.
AGGCAAATCACGGGAGCAACGTATGAATATACGAATGGCTGTCACAGGTGCAGGGCTGGCGCTGTCTTTTGTGGCGTTCGCGCCGCTGGTGCAGGCCCAGAACGGAGAAATGGGGAATCCGGCCGCCAATGGCACGATGGAATATCCGGCCGCTAATCCCAACAATCCTTCTGGCGTCAATAGTGCGAACGGCGGAGCCAGCGGCGGCGCTGCTACCATGAACGAAGGCGTGACGGGCGCCAACAGCGGCGCCGAGCAACGCGCCACCCAGATCGCCAACGAAATCGATCAAGCCAAAAACCAGGGCAAGAATGTTACTAAGGCTCAGCGCGAGCAGCGGCTGGGTGAGAGAGCTTTGAAGCGAGGCGAGGAAAAGAGTGCAATGCGCCATTTCAGCCGGGCCGAAAAGGCCCTCGGGATGGCGGGTGGCTCGCGCCATCGCAATGGCATGGAAAACAATGGCAACAACCCGGGGGCCAGCAATGATAATCCCTCCAGCCGTCTAGAGATGGCCAACCTGCGCTTGGCCCAGGCCGGCGGCGCGGGCATGGGTAGCGGTGGTGCCGGAGGCCCGGTCACCGGTGGCACCATGGGCGGTGCGGGAACCAATGGAGGTGGTACCGGCTCGGGTGCGGCCACCGACGGAGGCTCGGGGAGCATAATGGGTGACCAGGGCGGTGACGGCGCAGCCGGGGTCACCGGTGGCGTCGGAACTGGCGCACCGGCGGGTGGCTACGGTAGCGGCGGGATGGGAGCTGGCGGCGCCGACTCGGGCGGCATGGGCGGCCCAGCTGGTGGTGCTGGGGCCGGAGCGGGCGGCGGCGCTGGCAGTGCAGGTGGCGGTGCCGGGGCTCCTTAGTCGAAGTGGTAATCGTCAGTCGGGCGCAGGCTTAATCTGCGCCCGGCTCTCTGCTGCCGCTCAGTCTCCCCTTTAAGTATGACCTGGCGGAATACGAAGACATTCGCCTTGAACAGCCTAGCGAACCGCTTCTTTGACCAACTTTCCGGCGGGACGACGGCTGGATTCCTGCTTGTCCATAGTGCTGTTTTCCTGCGCCTTGCGTTGCTGCGCACGCCGCTTGGCAATCGCTTCCTGCCTCAACGCCCAGGCATAAGCCCAACCTACTTCAGGAAACATTCTGGTTGCCTCCGTTTAATCTGCTCAACCATGTCTTAAGCAAACCTCGGGCCATCCGCGAGCAACTTATTCTTAAGCCTTCAGCCTCGTTGCGGGCTCGGAAAGGCCCAGCCCTGCGACCCTGATGCAGACTCTCGTAGGCGCCCGCGTAAGTAAAAAGATCAATGTCATCCTTAGGGTTTTCAACTGCGAGCAAAACGATGCTGCCCGGCTGTGGGGAGTTGGGGCGCTCTTTCCGACACCTCGCATGGTCGCGCAAAATGCAAAAAGCATTTTCGCATCACGCGGATCGCAAATCGACGCTGGCTATAGGCGGTTGTGCCCTTCGGTGTGAGGCTGCAGGTGTTTGCATGGCAGTCGCCAGCGGTCTAATGATTTTGATCGCATTGGGTGTGCTCGAGCTGCGAGCTGCCAGGCACTAAAACAGTCAGGAGCGTGAGGCCATGGCGAGGCTGCTCAGCCTCAAAGAAGCGGTTGCCGAACTTGTCCATGACGGCGATAGCATCGCCATGGAGGGGTTCACCCACCTGATTCCGCATGCCGCCGGGCACGAAGTAATTCGTCAGCGCCGACGTGACCTGCATCTCATCCGGATGACCCCCGACCTCATCTACGACCAGCTCATTGGAATGGGATGCGCGCGCAAGCTCACTTTTTCCTGGGGAGGTAATCCCGGTGTCGGCTCGCTCAACCGCCTGCGCGACGCGGTAGAGCATGGCTGGCCCTGCAAATTGGAGATCGAGGAGCACAGTCACGCGGGGATGGCGACCGCGTATGCGGCGGGCGCCGCCAATCTTCCCTTCGGTGTACTGAGGGGTTACAGCGGCACGGATTTGCCTCGCTTCAGCCCCCGCATCAAGTTCATCGAATGCCCGTTTACGGGCGAGCGGTTGGCCGCGGTGCCAGCGGTACGTCCCGATGTGGCGGTGATTCACGCCCAGCAGGCGGATCGCGCCGGCAACGTGTTAATGTGGGGGATCGTGGGGATCCAAAAAGAGGCGGTACTGGCCGCCAAGCGCTCGATCGTCACGGTGGAGGAGATAGTCGAGCGGCTGGATGCCCCGCCCAACGCCGTGGTCTTGCCGAGCTGGGTGGTAAGCGCGGTCTGCCAGGTTTCCGGCGGCGCATTTCCCTCCTATGCGCAGGGATATTACAAGCGCTACAACGCCTTTTACCGCACCTGGGATGAGATTGGGCGTGACCGCGAAAAATTCCGCGCCTGGATGGATCGCCACGTCATGCAAAGCGCCGATTTCGCGCAATTCATGCGAAGCATCAATCGCCAGGCCCAGTAAGCTTCGTGGAGTATCAGGATGGCGGAGAATTCCTTCACCGCGGATGAAATGATGACGGTGGCGGCAGCGCGCCGCCTGCAAAACGGGATGGTCTGCTTCGTCGGGATCGGATTGCCCAGTGCGGCCGCCAACCTGGCCCGCCAGACTCACGCTCCCGACCTGGTGCTGATCTACGAATCGGGCACGATCGGGACCAAGCCTTCGGTGTTGCCGCTATCGATCGGCGACGGTGAATTGGCCGAAACCGCGGACTTGATCGTTTCCATTCCCGAGATTTTCGCCTACTGGCTGCAAGGACAGCGGGTTGACGTTGGCTTTTTGGGCGCTGCTCAGGTCGATCGCTTCGCCAATATCAATACCACTGTGATCGGCGCCTACGATCAACCCAAGGTGCGCTTGCCCGGTGCCGGCGGCGCGCCGGAAATCGCCACCTCGGCGCGTGAAGTCTTGATCATGCTGCGCCAGAGCAACCGAGCGTTCGTGCCCAAGGTTGACTTCATCACCTCCGCCGGTCATCTGGAGGGCGGAGACAGCCGCCACCGCCTGGGCCTGCCCGGACGTGGCCCCACCGCGGTCATTACCGATCTGGGTATCCTGACGCCGGCTTCGGAGAGCAACGAGCTGACTCTGACCAGCATCCATCCCGGGGTCAGCGTGGAGCAGGTGCAAGCCGCCACCGGATGGCCGCTGAAGGTGGCCGCGCAGCTGGCCCAAACTCCACCTCCGACGGCGGAAGAGTTGCGGGTGCTGAGAGATCTAAACGCGCGTACGGCGCGTGCCCACGCCGCTGACGCCTGAAAGTCGAGCGGCACCCAAAGGAGTTTCCCACTCATGGCTGAGGCATTCATCTGCGACGCGGTTCGGACCCCGATTGGCCGCTACGGCGGGGCTTTGGCTCCGGTGCGCACCGACGATCTGGCCACGGTGCCGATGAAAGCACTGATTGAGCGCAACCCCAAGGCTGATTTCAGCCGCCTGGACGACGTGCTCATGGGCTGCGCCAATCAAGCCGGCGAAGACAATCGCAACGTGGCGCGGATGGCGCTGCTGTTGGCCGGTCTGCCGCTGGAAATCAGCGGTGCGACTGTCAATCGGCTGTGCGCTTCGGGTATCGAGGCGATTTCCACGGCCGCGCGCGCGATTAAGGCTGGTGATGCCGACTTCATCATGGCCGGCGGGGTGGAAAGCATGTCACGCGCGCCCTTCGTCTTCGGCAAAGCGAGTGCCGCCTATGCGCGCGATACCCAGGTCTATGACACCACGCTGGGCTGGCGCTTCGTCAATCCCAAGATGAAGGAGCGCTATGGCGTGGATTCGATGAGCGAGACCGCCGACAACGTGGCCCAGGATTTCAATGTCTCGCGCGCCGACCAGGATGCGTTCGCCTTCCGCAGCCAGATGCGCGCCAAGGCCGCGGTGGCCGCCGGACGTTTGGCCGAAGAGATCGTGCCGGTGACAGTCACGCTGCGGCGCGAGAGTGTCAGCGTGTCGCGCGACGAGCATCCCCGCCCCGACACCACCTTAGAGGCGCTGGCCAAGCTGCCGGCGCTGGCCAAAGGGGGCACGGTGACGGCGGGCAACGCCTCGGGGATCAACGACGGCGCGTGCGCGATGCTGGTGGCCTCCCAAGCCGCGCTCAAGACCCATAATCTGACCCCGCGGGCGCGCGTGCTGTGCGCCGCTGCGGCCGGAGTACCGCCGCGAATCATGGGGATCGGACCGGTGCCGGCTACGCGTAAGGTGCTGGCGCGCAGCGGCTTGCGGATCGAGCAAATCGACGTGGTAGAAATCAACGAGGCCTTTGCCGCCCAGGTCCTGGCCGTGCTGCGCCAACTGGGGCTGCCCGATGACGCCGAGCATGTGAACCCCAACGGCGGCGCCATCGCGCTGGGCCATCCGTTGGGAATGAGCGGCGCGCGGCTGGTAACCACGGCGCTGGCCGAGCTTCACCGCCGTCAAGCGCGCTATGCTCTATGCACTATGTGCATCGGGGTAGGGCAGGGCTTTGCCATGCTGCTTGAGCGGGTCTAGCAGGGAAGAAGCCAAGCGATTGCTGCGCCGGTGCCGGCAGATTTGGCCATACATGAAGGAGGGCTTCGGCCCTCTTCGCCCCTGACCAAATAAGAAAGAGGAGATAGGCTGTGGAGAGTTTTTCCTCGGCCTGCTAGATCAGGAGTCAGCGACACCTATGGCCAGTCCCAAAGACGCTTTATACGATCCAACCGGCATCAAGATGCGCCGCCAGGTGCTGGGCGATGCCCATGTCGATCGGGCCTTGAACAATGCCACCGACTTCGACCAGGAGTTCCATCAGTACATCACCAAGTATGCCTGGGGCGAGGTATGGGCGCGCCCCGAGCTGCCCCCGCGCATCCGCAGCCTGATCACCATCGCGCTGTTGGCGGCCTTGGGGCGCGAGGAGGAGCTGCGCTTGCATCTGCGCGCCAGCGCCAACACCGGGGCCACCGCCGGCGACGTCAAGCAGGCGCTGTTTCACGTTGCGATCTACGCCGGGGTGCCGGCGGCCAACACCGCCTTTCGCATCGCCAAGGAAATTTTCACTGAGCTGGCCGCCAAGGAGAGCAAACCATGAGCGAGTTGAATGGTTACCGCCATCCCGCCGAAGGAATTAATCCGCCGCGCATCTTTCCGGGCTACGAATCGACCGTCAAGCGAGGTCCCAAGCAGCCTCTTGTCAAGGTTGAGCCCACGCTGTCGGAGATCACCGGGCCCAACTTGGGCAAGGAGTATCTGCGGCCCGGCGACCTCGACATGACCCATTACAATGGCGGTGAGGCGGTAGGTCAGCGCATAATTGTGACCGGACACGTCCTGGACGAAGACGGGCGGCCGGTGCGCGACGCGCTGCTGGAGATTTGGCAGGCCAACTCCTGCGGCCGCTACCATAACGACGGCGATCAGCACGACGCCCCACTGGACCCCCATTTTTACGGCAAAGGGGCGGTGGTCACGGATGGCAACGGCGAGTACCGCTTCGTCACCATCAAGCCGGGGGCGTATCCCTGGCGCAATCATTACAACGCCTGGCGTCCCAACCATATCCACTACAGTATTTTTGGCGCCGGGCTGGCTACGCGGCTAATTACTCAGATGTATTTCAGCGGCGACCCGCTGCTGCCGCTCGATCCGATTTTCAACAGCGTGCCTGATGCGCAAGCGCGCCAACGCTTGCTGGCCGATCTGGACATGTCGGTGACGGTGCCGGAAAGCGCCCTAGGTTATCGCTTCGATATCGTGCTGCGCGGCCGCAACGCCACTCCCACCGGTATCTAAGGACGGAGCGAGACAGAGATGGCACGCACACTGACCAGTTCCCAGACTATAGGTCCCTTCTTCCATCCGATCCTAGATCCGAGCTGGAGTCGGATGGTCAAGCCCGAGACGCGCGGCGAACGAATCATCGTCGAGGGCCAGGTAATCGACGGCGACAATAAGCCGCTGACCACCGACGGAATGCTGGAATTGTGGCAAGCCAACGCCGAGGGACGCTACAACCATCCCGAGGATCATCAGGAGCGGCTGCTGGATCCAACTTTTCACGGCTTTGGCCGCTGCGGTACCGATACGGAAGGACGCTTTCGTTTTTATACCATCAAGCCCGGCGCAGTGGCGGGACCCCAGAACAAGTTGCAAGCGCCGCATATCAACGTAATCGTCTTCTCGCGCGGCCTCTTGCAGCACCTCTATACCCGAATCTATTTTCCCGAAGAGCCGCTCAACCGCACCGACTATTATCTCAACGCGGCGCCCGCCGAGCGGCGCCATACCTTGATTGCCAAGGCCGCCGGCACGCGCGAGGGCGCGGCGGTTTATCAGTTCAACATCAAGCTACAGGGCGAAAACGAAACGGTCTTCTTCGACGTCTGAAGGGAGTAGCGGGCGTGCTACCGATCGATTCGG
Proteins encoded in this region:
- the pcaH gene encoding protocatechuate 3,4-dioxygenase subunit beta, which translates into the protein MSELNGYRHPAEGINPPRIFPGYESTVKRGPKQPLVKVEPTLSEITGPNLGKEYLRPGDLDMTHYNGGEAVGQRIIVTGHVLDEDGRPVRDALLEIWQANSCGRYHNDGDQHDAPLDPHFYGKGAVVTDGNGEYRFVTIKPGAYPWRNHYNAWRPNHIHYSIFGAGLATRLITQMYFSGDPLLPLDPIFNSVPDAQARQRLLADLDMSVTVPESALGYRFDIVLRGRNATPTGI
- the pcaG gene encoding protocatechuate 3,4-dioxygenase subunit alpha — translated: MARTLTSSQTIGPFFHPILDPSWSRMVKPETRGERIIVEGQVIDGDNKPLTTDGMLELWQANAEGRYNHPEDHQERLLDPTFHGFGRCGTDTEGRFRFYTIKPGAVAGPQNKLQAPHINVIVFSRGLLQHLYTRIYFPEEPLNRTDYYLNAAPAERRHTLIAKAAGTREGAAVYQFNIKLQGENETVFFDV
- a CDS encoding CoA-transferase subunit beta, coding for MAENSFTADEMMTVAAARRLQNGMVCFVGIGLPSAAANLARQTHAPDLVLIYESGTIGTKPSVLPLSIGDGELAETADLIVSIPEIFAYWLQGQRVDVGFLGAAQVDRFANINTTVIGAYDQPKVRLPGAGGAPEIATSAREVLIMLRQSNRAFVPKVDFITSAGHLEGGDSRHRLGLPGRGPTAVITDLGILTPASESNELTLTSIHPGVSVEQVQAATGWPLKVAAQLAQTPPPTAEELRVLRDLNARTARAHAADA
- the pcaC gene encoding 4-carboxymuconolactone decarboxylase, whose translation is MASPKDALYDPTGIKMRRQVLGDAHVDRALNNATDFDQEFHQYITKYAWGEVWARPELPPRIRSLITIALLAALGREEELRLHLRASANTGATAGDVKQALFHVAIYAGVPAANTAFRIAKEIFTELAAKESKP
- a CDS encoding CoA-transferase gives rise to the protein MARLLSLKEAVAELVHDGDSIAMEGFTHLIPHAAGHEVIRQRRRDLHLIRMTPDLIYDQLIGMGCARKLTFSWGGNPGVGSLNRLRDAVEHGWPCKLEIEEHSHAGMATAYAAGAANLPFGVLRGYSGTDLPRFSPRIKFIECPFTGERLAAVPAVRPDVAVIHAQQADRAGNVLMWGIVGIQKEAVLAAKRSIVTVEEIVERLDAPPNAVVLPSWVVSAVCQVSGGAFPSYAQGYYKRYNAFYRTWDEIGRDREKFRAWMDRHVMQSADFAQFMRSINRQAQ
- the pcaF gene encoding 3-oxoadipyl-CoA thiolase, which translates into the protein MAEAFICDAVRTPIGRYGGALAPVRTDDLATVPMKALIERNPKADFSRLDDVLMGCANQAGEDNRNVARMALLLAGLPLEISGATVNRLCASGIEAISTAARAIKAGDADFIMAGGVESMSRAPFVFGKASAAYARDTQVYDTTLGWRFVNPKMKERYGVDSMSETADNVAQDFNVSRADQDAFAFRSQMRAKAAVAAGRLAEEIVPVTVTLRRESVSVSRDEHPRPDTTLEALAKLPALAKGGTVTAGNASGINDGACAMLVASQAALKTHNLTPRARVLCAAAAGVPPRIMGIGPVPATRKVLARSGLRIEQIDVVEINEAFAAQVLAVLRQLGLPDDAEHVNPNGGAIALGHPLGMSGARLVTTALAELHRRQARYALCTMCIGVGQGFAMLLERV